A window of the Dictyostelium discoideum AX4 chromosome 4 chromosome, whole genome shotgun sequence genome harbors these coding sequences:
- the scrA gene encoding hypothetical protein → MVLITRYLPSVTDNNQPALEGQSKDQIVDTVITSTTVGIINQLTMLVAHSNSIFTALANDANLVTQRIEKLGSRIRPLIQSIPSIEDYHRNTSIDTMNSKPRAEFHADNSERNQHFTHASIPASINTVYEKCKPPPNLQLLDPYMDDGQKSLKLYTNPDFFMDEWVAEQQKLHEEARQRKRERREARLKKKGEKNEVEVKKVKSVTKVRYDPVTGEKITINIESPHTSSPQIQHQSNNTATPQHTTQHFGTNQYQAPPPPPLSQSSPSQQHSPINSYTPPPPPLNTSTPSPSSSFQGRPPSTGFNTPPPPMSNNNNMPPPPPMQQNGGAANNRLSVHNSAPIVAAPAPPPPPPPPSAPAPPPPPMAKAGGGASDIKPKASGARSDLLSSIMQGMALKPAEERKVAEAPKKEEALNVADILARRIAWAGDSDSSEDESDDSDWD, encoded by the coding sequence atggtattaATTACAAGATATTTACCATCAGTAACAGATAATAATCAACCAGCATTAGAAGGTCAAAGTAAAGATCAAATTGTTGATACAGTTATTACAAGTACTACAGTTGGtattattaatcaattaacAATGTTAGTTGCACATTCCAATAGTATTTTCACAGCTTTAGCTAATGATGCAAATTTGGTAACACAAAGAATTGAGAAATTAGGATCTAGAATTAGACCACTCATTCAATCAATACCATCGATTGAAGATTATCATAGAAATACATCAATCGATACAATGAATAGTAAACCAAGAGCAGAGTTTCATGCTGATAACAGTGAAAGAAATCAACATTTTACTCATGCCTCAATACCGGCATCAATCAATACTGTCTATGAAAAATGTAAACCACCACCAAATCTTCAATTATTGGACCCATACATGGACGATGGtcaaaaatcattaaaactcTACACCAATCCAGACTTTTTCATGGATGAATGGGTTGCTGAACAACAAAAACTTCATGAAGAGGCCAGACAAAGAAAACGTGAGCGTAGAGAAGCAcgtttaaagaaaaaaggtGAAAAGAATGAAGTAGAggttaaaaaagttaaatccGTTACAAAGGTACGTTATGATCCTGTAACTGGTGAGAAAATTACTATCAATATTGAAAGTCCACACACTTCATCACCacaaattcaacatcaaTCCAACAACACCGCCACTCCACAACATACCACCCAACACTTTGGTACCAATCAATACCaagcaccaccaccaccaccattatctCAATCTTCACCATCTCAACAACATTCACCAATCAATTCCTATACtccacctccaccaccatTAAATACAAGCACCCCTTCACCATCCTCTTCATTCCAAGGTAGACCACCTTCAACTGGTTTCAAtactccaccaccaccaatgtcaaataataataatatgccaccaccaccaccaatgcAACAAAATGGTGGAGCTGCAAACAATCGTTTATCAGTCCATAACTCGGCTCCAATTGTTGCTGCTCCagctccaccaccaccaccaccaccaccttcAGCACCTGCcccaccaccacctccaaTGGCTAAAGCTGGTGGAGGTGCCTCTGACATTAAACCAAAAGCATCCGGTGCTCGTTCAGATCTTCTCTCTTCAATTATGCAAGGTATGGCATTAAAACCAGCTGAAGAACGTAAGGTTGCTGAAGCTCCAAAGAAAGAAGAAGCATTGAATGTAGCTGATATTCTCGCTAGACGTATTGCTTGGGCTGGTGATAGTGATTCCTCTGAAGATGAATCTGATGATTCTGATTgggattaa
- the gxcR gene encoding RhoGEF domain-containing protein (pleckstrin homology (PH) domain-containing protein): MVYLTKNEKSVIGSAFAAYVQRKNYLKIIKLEIKRREISKEIWSTEKYYNEQLNTIIELFLKPMMLICKQESVEGFQWTIKESDIHSIFSHIENIYGLSNILFEKIDPRLKQWSPEQGMGDIFVSLSPFFKCYKQYSENYSNSIETLKNLRTNTPQFNLWLKAREKDIRCKSLDLPSLLIAPIQRVPRYILLLEALYTATKPTHKDYHQCSLAATQLKNIAQVVNDGISEDQNRKKLIALQNIFDTHAKYLGPLTYPNLVEAHRKLIKEGKLQKKSLRDNSIQNRMVYLCNDILITISSITPLSGTTISKVDKIIPLVTAMTIFNSEDTTSFFLVSPIKTHYFVCESQQVRSQWLSEIQNAIVQLIENSLTLKAQRAQWELVYNDGNWKAISTLPNPDSSINVLNSFENNFKPSLNSSFDKQNNNNYNNNNIDNNNNNNRHQSNLNSSIDYNLSKSPDKSKFGSPNSNNQDEWRHGVPKLSNSKSSSSFLRFFFSTFPNFFFFSISSNGSSNNSGSNRNLNKFGSNNNTHNNNINNSNENSESEGEEYTL, translated from the exons atggtttACCTTACAAAAAATGAGAAATCTGTTATTGGGTCAGCATTTGCAGCCTATGTTCAAagaaaaaactatttaaaaatta TTAAACtggaaattaaaagaagagaaatttcaaaagaaatttgGTCAACagaaaaatattataatgaacaattaaatacaattattgaattatttttaaaaccaatgaTGTTAATTTGTAAACAAGAATCAGTAGAAGGATTTCAATGGACTATTAAAGAGAGTGATATtcattcaatattttcacaTATAGAGAATATCTATGGATTAagtaatatattatttgaaaagattGATCCAAGATTAAAACAATGGTCACCCGAACAAGGTATGGGAGATATATTTGTTAGTTTAAgtccattttttaaatgttataAACAATATTCAGAAAATTATAGTAACTCAATTGAAACATTAAAGAATCTTAGAACCAATACACCACAATTTAATCTATGGTTAAAAGCACGTGAAAAAGATATACGTTGTAAATCATTGGATCTACCCTCACTATTGATAGCACCAATTCAAAGGGTACCACGATATATACTATTATTGGAAGCATTATATACAGCCACCAAACCCACACATAAAGATTATCATCAATGCTCATTGGCAGCAactcaattgaaaaatatagCACAGGTTGTAAATGACGGTATAAGTGAGGACCAAAATCGAAAGAAACTAATAGCATTACAGAATATATTCGATACACATGCAAAATATTTAGGACCATTAACTTACCCAAATCTAGTGGAAGCGCACAGAAAACTCATTAAAGAGGGCAAACTACAAAAGAAATCATTACGTGATAATTCCATTCAAAATAGAATGGTTTACCTTTGTAATGATATCCTAATTACAATTAGTTCAATCACACCACTATCTGGTACTACTATTAGTAAAGTTGATAAAATCATTCCATTAGTAACTGCAATGACAATTTTCAACTCTGAAGATAcaacttctttttttttagtttcacCCATTAAAACTCATTATTTCGTTTGTGAAAGCCAACAAGTACGTTCACAATGGTTATCTGAAATTCAAAATGCAATCGTTCAACTAATTGAAAATAGTCTTACCCTAAAAGCTCAAAGAGCTCAATGGGAACTTGTATATAATGATGGTAATTGGAAAGCAATTTCAACTTTACCAAATCCAGATTCTTCaattaatgttttaaatagttttgaaaataattttaaaccttctttaaattcttcatttgataaacaaaataataataattataataataataatatagataataataataataataataggcaccaatcaaatttaaactcatcaattgattataatttaaGTAAAAGTCCTGATAAATCCAAATTTGGCTCaccaaatagtaataatcaaGATGAATGGAGACATGGTGTTCCAAAactatcaaattcaaaatcctCAAGTTcatttttaagattttttttttcaacatttccaaatttttttttttttagtattagCAGTAATGgaagtagtaataatagtggtagtaatagaaatttaaataaatttggatcaaataataatacccataataataatattaataatagtaatgaaaaTTCAGAGAGTGAAGGTGAAGAATATACACTTTAG
- a CDS encoding AhpC/TSA family protein has protein sequence MTKLKVDDQAPDFSGIDQNGKNISLSQFNGKPLVLFFYPKDDSKTCTNEACEFRDKYSSFVNAGADVIGISNDDPESHANFISKNSLPYTLISDKDGEIAKKYGVHKELLFFPGRTTFILNKDHKIIGTHSSLINASSHIQESLKAIDHLKGGTPVH, from the exons atgacaaaattaaaagttgatgACCAAGCTCCAGATTTTTCTGGAATTGACcaaaatggtaaaaatatCTCATTGAGCCAATTTAATGGAAAACcattagtattatttttctatCCAAAAG aTGATAGTAAAACTTGTACAAATGAAGCATGTGAGTTTAGAGATAAGTATAGTTCATTt gTAAATGCTGGTGCTGATGTTATTGGTATAAGTAATGATGATCCAGAATCTCATGCAAACTTCATTTCCAAGAATAGCCTTCCATACACTTTAATCTCTGATAAAGATGGTGAAATTGCTAAAAAGTATGGTGTAcataaagaattattattctttccAGGAAGAACCacctttattttaaataaggATCATAAAATTATTGGTACCCATTCAAGCTTAATTAATGCATCATCTCATATTCAAGAATCACTTAAAGCAATTGACCACTTGAAAGGTGGTACACCAGttcactaa
- the spt4 gene encoding transcription initiation factor Spt4 — translation MSKRSGRDESIVPSSFKHARACTECGLVKSAQQFEDNGCENCSSSSSSTTQNFEGIIAIMNPKESWIARRLQFERRVPGLYALSMDSDTRR, via the exons atgagCAAACGAAGTGGAAGAGACGAATCCATTGTTCCTTCATCATTTAAACACGCAAGAGCATGTACTGAATGTGGTCTTGTTAAATCAGCTCAACAATTTGAAGATAATGGTTGTGAAAAttgttcatcatcatcttcatcaacaACTCAAAACTTTGAAgg tattattGCCATTATGAACCCAAAAGAAAGTTGGATTGCTAGAAGATTACAATTTGAAAGAAGAGTACCAGGTCTCTATGCATTAAGTATGGATTCAGATACaagaagataa
- the gpmA gene encoding phosphoglycerate mutase — MVYKLVLIRHGESTWNKENKFTGWTDVDLSEKGVQEAHEAGKRLLKAGFTFDIAYTSVLKRAIRTLWILLEELNLYWIPVSRQWRLNERMYGSLQGLNKSETAAKYGEDQVLIWRRSYDIPPPALEESDERYPGNDPRYAKLDKSDLPKTECLKDTVERFLPLWNDTIAPTIKSGQKVLIAAHGNSIRALVKYLDNIADDKIVSMDIPTGIPLVYELDENLKPIKHYYLADESELNAAIQAVANQGKAK, encoded by the exons atggtttataaattagttttaattaGACATGGTGAATCAACATGGAATAAAGAGAATAAATTCACAGGTTGGACAGATGTTGATCTTTCAGAGAAAGGTGTTCAAGAAGCTCATGAAGCAGgtaaaagattattaaaagCAGGTTTTACATTTGATATTGCCTACACAAGTGTTTTAAAGAGAGCAATTCGTACCCTTTGGATCCTCTTAGAAGAATTGAACCTTTATTGGATTCCAGTTTCAAGACAATGGAGATTAAATGAACGTATGTATGGTTCACTTCAaggtttaaataaatcagaAACTGCCGCAAAATATGGTGAAGATCAAGTATTAATCTGGAGAAGATCTTATGATATCCCACCACCAGCCCTCGAAGAATCTGATGAACGTTATCCAGGTAATGATCCACGTTATGCTAAATTAGATAAATCTGATCTCCCAAAAACTGAATGTCTTAAAGATACTGTTGAAAGATTTTTACCACTTTGGAATGATACTATTGCTCCAACAATTAA aTCAGGtcaaaaagttttaattgcTGCTCATGGTAATTCAATTAGAGCTTTAGTTAAATATTTAGATAACATTGCTGATGATAAGATTGTATCAATGGATATTCCAACTGGTATCCCATTAGTATATGAATTGGATGAAAACCTTAAACCAATTAAACACTACTACCTTGCTGATGAATCAGAATTAAATGCTGCTATCCAAGCTGTTGCCAATCAAGGTAAAGCTAAataa
- the rpl17 gene encoding S60 ribosomal protein L17, with the protein MTKPVYSKTPSNPEKSCKSRGSNLRIHFKNTRESAMAIKGMLLTRAKAYLNNVLAHRECIPFRRFKGGVGRTGQAKIFGTSQGRWPKKSVEHILSLLQNAEANAEAKGLNVEKLKIAHVQVQRAQQQRRRTYRAHGRINPYMCSPSTVEFILTEVEKAVPKPAEESAQKKKSVATQEISA; encoded by the exons ATGACAAAACCAGTTTATTCAAAGACCCCATCCAACCCAGAAAAAT cctGCAAATCTCGTGGTTCTAACTTAAGAATTCACTTCAAG aacACCAGAGAATCAGCTATGGCCATCAAAGGTATGCTCTTAACCAGAGCTAAAGCTTACTTAAACAACGTTTTAGCCCATAGAGAATGTATCCCATTCAGAAGATTCAAAGGTGGTGTAGGTCGTACTGGTCAAGCCAAAATTTTCGGTACCAGTCAAGGTAGATGGCCAAAGAAATCTGTTGAACACATTTTATCACTCCTCCAAAATGCTGAAGCCAACGCTGAAGCTAAGGGTTTAAATGTTGAAAAACTCAAGATCGCTCACGTTCAAGTTCAACGTGCTCAACAACAACGTAGAAGAACCTACAGAGCACATGGTCGTATCAATCCATACATGTGTTCACCATCAACTGTTGAATTCATCCTCACTGAAGTTGAAAAAGCTGTCCCAAAACCAGCTGAAGAATCCGCCCAAAAGAAGAAATCTGTCGCCACCCAAGAAATCTCTgcttaa
- a CDS encoding xanthine/uracil permease family protein, producing the protein MFINRNKKDIKNGLKIIINGIKNYFPNYELKQDYSNGVLPDERIPWGPTILLAFQHVLAMFGSTVVGPLLMGFSPNTALLFSGVGTVIFFICTGGKVPSYLGSSFAFIGVVNSATGFVYIAGSNSSNPNIAQASGGILSCGLVYLGISLIVIFVGTKWIEVLTPPVVTGSVVVAIGFHLSTSAIHQVATSAFEAWMALVTVLCVCMVTCYAPGPFKRLPILIGGLSSYLLYFLFGLGEIGPGIDFSGVGNSRWIGSPPITAPVFESTYISLIAPIAIILAAENIGHLKAVSTMTGKNLDYMIGRTFLGDSIACILAGSCGSIGTTTYAENIGVMSITKIFSTLSFLIAAFIAIILGCLPIFGAIIQTIPPGIFGGLSIVLFGITGITGAKLWVEAQVDFSKPRNLLSAGIAIVLGTGMIDVVVQWGNLKIDGIGCATFSSIILYQLLRDDWSKIFKLIISKIKIKNNNNNKTIQKETNTEFQELDNLNNPNTTIDLINSNNNNNNNNNNNNNNNNNKNNNNNNNEDINNNSNTADLHDNNYISN; encoded by the coding sequence atgtttattaatagaaataaaaaagatattaaaaatggtttaaaaattattataaatggtataaaaaattattttccaaATTATGAATTAAAACAAGATTATAGTAATGGGGTATTACCAGATGAAAGAATTCCATGGGGCCCTACGATTTTATTAGCATTTCAACATGTGTTGGCAATGTTTGGAAGTACAGTTGTGGGTCCATTATTAATGGGATTCTCACCAAACACTGCATTGCTATTCTCTGGTGTTGGTActgttatattttttatatgtacGGGAGGTAAAGTTCCCTCTTATTTAGGGTCGTCCTTTGCCTTTATTGGTGTCGTAAATTCAGCGACTGGTTTCGTTTATATTGCAGGTAGCAATTCTAGTAACCCGAATATCGCACAAGCGTCAGGTGGAATATTGTCATGTGGTTTGGTTTATTTAGGCATTTCATTGATTGTAATATTCGTTGGTACCAAATGGATTGAGGTATTAACACCACCAGTGGTAACGGGTTCGGTGGTAGTTGCAATTGGGTTCCATTTATCAACATCGGCAATCCATCAAGTGGCAACTAGCGCATTTGAAGCCTGGATGGCATTGGTAACGGTATTATGTGTTTGTATGGTAACATGCTATGCGCCCGGCCCATTTAAACGATTGCCAATTTTAATTGGAGGATTATCATCATACCTATTATATTTCTTATTTGGGTTAGGTGAAATCGGACCAGGTATTGATTTTAGTGGCGTTGGTAATTCAAGATGGATTGGCTCACCACCAATTACTGCACCAGTTTTCGAATCAACTtatatttcattaattgcACCAATTGCAATCATTCTTGCCGCTGAAAACATTGGTCACTTAAAAGCAGTTAGTACAATGACTGGTAAGAATTTAGATTATATGATTGGTAGAACATTTTTAGGTGACTCAATTGCATGTATTTTAGCTGGCTCGTGTGGAAGTATAGGTACAACAACATATGCCGAAAATATTGGTGTAATGAGTAttacaaaaatattttcaacactttcatttttaattgcaGCATTTATTGCAATAATTTTAGGATGTTTACCAATTTTCGGAGCAATAATCCAAACTATTCCACCAGGTATTTTTGGTGGGttatcaattgttttatttggtATCACTGGTATTACAGGTGCTAAACTTTGGGTAGAAGCACAagttgatttttcaaaaccAAGAAATCTTTTATCAGCTGGTATTGCAATTGTTTTAGGTACTGGTATGATTGATGTTGTAGTTCAATGgggtaatttaaaaatcgATGGTATTGGTTGTGCAACTTTCTCTTCAATAATTCTATATCAATTACTTCGTGATGATTGgtcaaaaatttttaaattaattatttcaaaaattaaaattaaaaataataataataataaaactattcaAAAAGAAACCAATACTGAATTTCAGGAATtggataatttaaataatcccAATACCACaatagatttaattaattcaaataataataataataataataataataataataataataataataataataaaaataataataataataataacgaagatatcaacaataatagtaatactgCTGATTTacatgataataattatatttccAATTAG
- the vps28 gene encoding vacuolar protein sorting 28 family protein, with product MNINNSNNNFGEPPPPYSFNNSPLSSSPLGPPTLNNSNTNNNNNNNSTNNNNNNNNNNNNNNSNKQFENMINLKSQNSFQNIKEVKLFNNNIEREMYENLAELYSIIKVTEHLEKAYIRDDVSPKDYTTACSKLIAQFKSSQTLLKDQVSNVGQFMKDYDLNCKAAFDRLVIKGFPSTLEHNTNESSTDSAMAKNVAEAVQLFITTMDSIRLKLVSVDGIYPLLSDLMESLNKNQWLGPTFEGKEKIKNWISILNQMKATDELDDDQSRQLLFDLDNSYNIFYKAIKS from the exons atgaatataaataatagtaataataattttggtgaACCACCACCTCcttattcatttaataatagtcCTTTATCATCCTCACCTTT aGGTCCAccaacattaaataatagtaatactaataataataataataataatagtacaaataataataataataataataataataataataataataatagtaataaacaatttgaaaatatgataaatttaaagagtCAAAATAgttttcaaaatataaaagaagttaaattatttaataataatattgaaagaGAGATGTATGAGAATTTAGCAGAGTTATATTCAATCATTAAAGTAACAGAACATTTAGAGAAAGCATATATTCGTGATGATGTTTCACCAAAAGATTATACAACAGCAtgttcaaaattaattgcacaatttaaatcatctCAAACACTCTTAAAGGATCAAGTTTCAAATGTTGGTCAATTCATGAAAGattatgatttaaattgtaaaGCAGCTTTTGATAGATTAGTTATAAAAGGTTTTCCATCAACATTAGAACATAATACAAATGAATCTTCAACTGATTCTGCAATGGCAAa aAATGTTGCTGAAGCAgtacaattatttattacaacAATGGATTCAATTAGATTAAAACTTGTATCAGTTGATGGTATTTATCCACTTTTAAGTGATTTAATGGAAAgcttaaataaaaatcaatggTTAGGTCCAACTTTTGaaggaaaagaaaaaattaaaaattggatttcaattttaaatcaaatgaaagcAACTGATGAATTGGATGATGATCAATCAAGGCAATTATTATTCGATTTAGATAATtcttataatatattttataaagcaattaaaagttaa